A window of Pirellulales bacterium genomic DNA:
TTGATGCGGATGGAACAATTCGAACGCCTAACAAATCCGGCGGGGACTGTCCCCCTTTTGCGCGGGCACCATCGCCGCGATGGTCGGCGGAGCAAAACGGGGACTGTCCCCTTGTGCCGGCCGGATTTGTTAGGCGTTCTTAGGCATTTGGCGGAGACTCGAGACGACTCATGAATTGGTTGGCCCTCGATATCGGCGGAGCGAATCTGAAAGTGGCCGACGGCCGCGGGTTTGCCGTTTCCTCGGTGTTTCCGCTGTGGCAAAAGCCGCGGCAGTTGGCCGAAGCGCTCCGGGCCCTGATCGCCGGGGCGCCGCGGGCAGATCATCTGGCCGCCACGATGAGCGGCGAGTTGGCTGATTGCTTTGCGACGAAGGTCGAGGGGGTGCGGTCGATCGTGAACAGCTTCGTCACGGCCTCGGATGGGCGGCACTCGCGAATCTATCTCAACAATGGCATGCTGGTCGCGCCGCCGATCGCGCTCCAGCAGCCGCTCATGGCGGCGGCGGCGAATTGGCACGCGTTGGCCCGATTCGCCGGACGCTACGTGCCGCAGGGAGCCGGACTATTGATCGATATCGGCTCGACCACGTGCGACATCATTCCGCTGGCCGACGGCAATCCGGCCGCAACGGCGCTGACCGACCCCGAGCGGCTGATCGCCAGCGAGCTGGTGTATACGGGGGTCGAGCGGAGCCCGGTCTGCGCCCTGGTGAATTCGCTCCCCTGGCGCAAGCAACAATGCCCCACCGCGCATGAACTCTTTTCGACGACGTGGGACGCTTATCTGATGCTCGGCGATTTGCCCGAGGAACCCAACAGCACGCACACGGCCGACGGTCGGCCGGCCACCAAGTCAGCGGCCCACGACCGGCTGGCGCGGTCGATCTGCGCCGATCGCGATATGTTTGACGAGCGCGATGCGCTGGCCGCGGCCGAGGCCATCGCGCGCAGCCAATTGGCTAAGATCGCGGTGGCGATCGGTCAGGTGCTTGGCCGCTTGCCGGCTCCGCCCGACGGAATCGTGATCTCGGGCAGCGGCGAGTTCATCGCCCGCCGGGCGCTCGAGCGCATGAGAGTCGCGGCGACGATTATTTCGCTTAGCTCCGAATTAGGTCCGTCGCTGTCGCGCTGCGCCACCGCGCATGCCCTGGCTGTGATCGCCCGCGAGAGCGAATCGTCATGAGCGGCATTCCGGCGCGGGTGATCAAGCTAGGGGGCAGCCTGTTGGAATGGTCAGAGTGGGTCGCTGCCTTTCGCCGCTGGCTGGCCCAGCAGCCGGCGATGCCGAGCGTGTTGGTCGTCGGCGGTGGCAAGCTGGCCGACACGATTCGGCAATGGGACCGCTTGCACCATCTCGAAGCTAACGACGCGCATTGGTTGGCGATCGGCGCAATGAGCCTGACCGCGCAGCTTGCAAGGCGTCTGCTGCCAGAAGCGGAATGGACCGACGATTGGTCGAGAGCCGTCGAGCTGGCTGCCGACCCGAAGCGATCGCTATTAATCTTCGACGCAATGAACTTTCTTCGATCGGTCGAATCGATCGCCGCGGGCGAGCCGCTCCCGCACGGCTGGGAGGTGACGAGTGATTCGGTCGCGGCGCGAATCGCTGGGCTGCTGCGCTGCCGGGAATTGGTGATGCTCAAGTCGAACCTGCCAGCGAGCGGTGCGACCACTCTCGATCGCATCGCGGAAGAGCATTACGTTGACCGGCGATTCCCGCAATTCGCAGCGCCGATGGCGGAAATTCGATTGGTGAACTTGCGCGACGACGAATTCGCCGAGGTTGGCATCAGCCGCGTCGCAGGGTGTGTCGAGCGAAGCGCTGACGCACCGGGGCAACATCCGGATTGATGGCATTGCGGTGGGGCCGGTGCGTCTGCGCGGACTTGACGCACCCTACCAGCTAAACTCAATTCCACCACCAGGAATTGGTCTTCGTCGCCTCGACAACCTTGCCACGCACGGCAGCCGCGCTCTGATCCAGTTTGCTCTCGCGGATCACCGCCCAAGGTTGGAACAGCACTCCGCCCGAGGCGCTGATGATGTAGTTGTGCCCCTTCTTGAGCACGCTGGCCAGGGAATCGACCTGCTTGGGCACTTGATATTGATCGACCGGCAACTGCTTGGCGTTCATCAGCAGGTCGAGCCGGCAATCGGCCTTGTCGGCCAGATGT
This region includes:
- a CDS encoding hydantoinase/oxoprolinase family protein — its product is MNWLALDIGGANLKVADGRGFAVSSVFPLWQKPRQLAEALRALIAGAPRADHLAATMSGELADCFATKVEGVRSIVNSFVTASDGRHSRIYLNNGMLVAPPIALQQPLMAAAANWHALARFAGRYVPQGAGLLIDIGSTTCDIIPLADGNPAATALTDPERLIASELVYTGVERSPVCALVNSLPWRKQQCPTAHELFSTTWDAYLMLGDLPEEPNSTHTADGRPATKSAAHDRLARSICADRDMFDERDALAAAEAIARSQLAKIAVAIGQVLGRLPAPPDGIVISGSGEFIARRALERMRVAATIISLSSELGPSLSRCATAHALAVIARESESS